A stretch of DNA from Leopardus geoffroyi isolate Oge1 chromosome B3, O.geoffroyi_Oge1_pat1.0, whole genome shotgun sequence:
TaagacaaaataatttcttttttttttttttgttaatatcaaCTACAGGTGGTGTGCATTATTCAAAGAGGGAGGCTTCCTTCCGATCACACACTTGGATGTGCAGAGTGAGGCCGGAGAGAGGCCAAGAGCAAGTGCAGTTGTGTCAGTTCTGACAGAAACAAGGTAAAAGTCAATGTTCCCAGGTACAGATTCACCTGGATGGAAATTTTCCAGAGGCGTGAGACAAACGGgacaaaaaggagaagaaagagatgggGAGGTCAGAGAACAAGGGCGGGCATATGAGGAACGGTCCAGGCCCTCAGCTGAGTGAATGAGGGGAACCCAGACCCTGGGACAAAGGGAACACTTACCTGAGTCCAACATTGTTGATATCATCCCAGATGGAGGCAGGGCTTTCCCAGAATGCCTTCTTAGTGTTCTTTATAATTGCCTGGAAGGCAAAGGGAGTGTTGTAAATTGGATGATCTAAAGACAGGCAGGTATGAGGGGCTGGATAATGAAAGGGACATGAGTGGGGATAAGGACTCAGGACTCAGGGGTCAGAGGGGGAGGTTAGGGATGTGGAGCTGGAATGAAAGTGTAAAGGGTACCAGGACCCCAGCGTAGGCGTTGTTGACCAGCACATCCAGACGCCCCTGCTGTTCCCGATCCACTTGCTCAAACAGGCTTTGCACTTCACTCTCCTGGCTTGAATCGCATACCACAGGCACACACTGGCCCCCTCGAGACTGTgcctggagagacagaggggataTGAGCTTATAGTTGCACATGAGTGTGAGACATAAGGCAACCCTCTTCAACTCCCAGCTTGGGAGGagctgagaaggggagggggcactGAGAAGGCAAAAGTAGGAATCAAAGCCAGCAGCTGAGGGAATATGGTGAGCAATACCGCCCTCTGGTGTCTGAGGAATTTCAGGAATACTAGGTCCTTTCTCTATAGAGGGAAACAGATTGGGATCTCAAGCTTAAAATCTACATTTACGGAGGCCTACCAGGTGCAAGTTGTTGTATACTCTTAGTGGAAGGCAAGGGACAAATAGGGAAGGGGGGATGCTCCTGGGAAAGGAatatctctcttcttcctcatccttGGTCATTTCCAACGTTCACACCCTAAGCTCCCACTCTTCACCACTCACGTGTAACCTCTCCTCTGTCCTGGCCCTCTTACCCTCACATCACCAATGCTCCTGCCTAGTTACTGAAAAATCAAAAACTCTCAGGCACGAACTATTTCTACTTTCCGTTCTACCTCACCCTTCACAAATGAGTCCCCATCCTCTAacttcaaaagaagaagaaatacctTATTCAGGACCAATCCTCCTATTCTCCAGATCCATGCTCTAGTTCCCACCCTCTTACCTTCTTGCCTCCTAACTGCTCCCCCGTGCTCCCAGagcattctgtgtctgcctctgatTTCCTGCTGGGTCCTATCTTTCCAAAGCAGAAGTGACATCTTATTTATCTTGGTAACCCCAGTGCTTCACCCAGTGCCTAGCaaaccaaatgtatttttttaaactgaaatccagttaaaaaaaaaaagtcaagtgaaAGCGTACAGCTCAATAAAGTCTTcctaaaataaaggaaagcacAGGTCCACAACCCTTCAGCTGCAATTCCAAAATCCCTGAAGGTTTCAAACAGAAGGCTTTTTTCATAAAACTCACTTATTGGCAAAAtttgacctgatctgaagtcattTATGGGCTTCGTTTATTCCAGTCTgaataaatattcacatttcGTGGAGGAATATAATGGTTTCAGGTAAGGAATTAGTGGAAGGAGTGGTTAATGGGAAGGGCTACCTCAGGTGGTGTGTGTCCCACTTGTTCCAGAGGAAGCACCCACCTCCTCAGCAGTGGCCCGCAGCGTGTCCATATGGCGGCCAGTGATGTAAACTGTGGCACCTGCCTGGCAGAGTTGCAAGGCGATGCCGCGGCCAATACCTCTGGAAGCACCGGTCACCACGCACACTTGGCCCTTCATGGGAGCTGCCATGACTCATATGCAAAGGGGGGAAAATCTGTGGAAGCAAAGACTTGCTCTGAGGGAAGCCTGCATCTTGTGTATGTGGAAGGGGGACCCGGATagcgggagggagggggagccaaGGTTGGGATCCTCTGAGAAGAAAGAAGTTTCAGAGCGGGACAACGGTGCAAACCCCAGGGCAAGGCTGTTCGTCCTTTTTGGCAGGCCAAGAAGTAAATAAGGGGGCTCGGTGGGACTGTCCAGGGCTACCCACCTATAAGGACTCTCTGAAAGGGGTTGACCGGGTGGGGGGCGCTCAGCGCGGCAGCCCCTCAACGGCGGGTCCACGCAGCGTCCTGGGCTATCCAGAGCTCTGGCCTCTGGCGTGGCCCTGTTGGGCTGAGCCCGGAGGGGCGGCTTCCGGATCGGGGGTAAGAGCGGGGCCCGGGCACGCAGGAGGGAGCTCGCGCCCTTTACCTGCGCTCCTGCAGTCCCGGCGCCGTCTAGCCGGCAAAGTCCTTGGACTCTAGCACTTCGATTCTGGCTGCGGGGGCGGGACCAGGTGACTGCAACTGGATCAGAGTGTGAGGCTGGGGTGCCAGCCCGCGTTCCCGTCCGGGATCAGCGGAGGGCTtggaggagagggtcagagagcacGGGAGGCGGTGCTGGGGCCCAGGACTGGCGACTGGAGGCGGGGCGACCTGGGGACACACACAGTCACTCGGCTAGGGGCTGTCGCCAATACCGTGACGTATATGCTGCGCGCCGAGCACGCCGGCCTTCCTAAACTCCGTCTGGATCCGGCACGCTCCTACGTGCGTGACGTTCCTCTGCGACTGGAGACGCTTTCGCGGACGGACACGGCCTTGAGCACTCATGGCTCTGGGTCCGCGCTCCCTCCACAAGGCTGGGCGCAGGTTTCCAGCTGGTGACAAACGGGGGCGCGGGGCCAAGGGGTCGGGGCGCCCCCCACCAGGCCGCCAGCGGCCTCCGGACAGGAGCTCGGAGCCAGCCCCAGACGCGCACCCTCACCTGAGCCCCGAAGCTCTGGGGTATTTCCGCCAGGCGCTGTCAGCCCTGAAAGAGGCTCCTGAGACCGGAGAAGAGCGAGGTGGGGAGACTTCAGGGTGAGACTAAGAGAGGGATTCGCTGGACATAAGTTCTGGGATAGGCAGAATTTTCATGGGTCCCCAGGGCATAGGGACTTAGTCTATGTCTCCCATATCCTCTTCAttgctcccctctccctcctttagTTAACTAATGGAACATAACCATCCTCCTCTTAGtctctaaaatatttcttttcttgtctgttcAGAACTGATGGTGCACAATGTTTTGAAGGAAGTGGAAGCTGAGGCCCTAGCCTTGGCCACAAACAGGACTGGCAGTGAGATTATGCAGGAACTGCTGGGATTTAGTCCCCTGAAACCGCTGTGTCGAGTATGGGCTACTTTGCGCTCCAACTTCCGCTTTGTGGCCTGTCATCGATGCGGGGTGCATGTATTGCAAAGTGCTTTGCTGCAGTTGCCTCGATTGCTGGGGAGccctgcagagaaagaggaggaggacgtggaagaggaggaggatggcAAGGGTGGTCCCTTGGAGACTCTGGAGGAGCTGGTTTTGGGACTAGCCTCCGAGGTGtgtgatgattttcttttctactgTGGAGACACACATGGCAGCTTCGTGGTCAGAACTCTGCTACAGGTGTTGGGAGGGACTCTTCTGGAGTCTGAGAGAGCCAGGCACCGTGGCTCTCAGTCACCTGGTAAGTATTACAAGAGGGAAGTGGACGTAGAGGAGAGAAGAGTTTAGGAAGTCCAGTAGAAAAGAGTAAGCAGAAGAGTAATTCTTGCTGACCTTAAAGAATTAGCAGAGAAATTAGGACAAGACTTAACAGGCCAAAGATTAGTGCACACAGAGGCCCAGACGTGAGGATGCATAGGTGTGTTTGGGGGACAGCTAGTAGAATAGGCCAGGGGTAAGAGGTGATTCATGAGGAATGGgtgtcaaattttttttaaatcacaactcacagattttttttttgttttaaacatcacTGAACATGCgtctgtgtatgtatacatatattggaCTCAAGCAGAACTTTGAGAAGTTAATATATATACAACccattctgatattttcttttctgttttattctattctattgaaaAATTGCTGGTTAAGATCCACTAAAGTGATTTTATGATGCATTTGTAGGCAGTGACCTACAGTTTGAAAAACTCTGGGAAATAAGGTTAGAGAGTTTAGATGAGGCCTTGAAGTCCTGAGAGTTTGGCCTATCTTCTACGGACCACTGGGGAGCTGTtgaaatttcttagaaaaattaaaacagaaacatagtCTCTGTTTAGTCATCCAGATGAGAAGAGGTATTCATATGTGTTCTGCATCTCCAAGCTGAATCCTTGCTCGTCTATGGGATTATTCTCCCTCCTGGATGGTAGTTTGTGATCCCAGCACTGCACGTGTTCTTGGTCTTCTTTCAGAAGCACAAAGGGCCCCAGCTCGGGAAGGTAAGCCATCTGATTTTGAGGTCCCTGAAACCTTCTTGAATCGCCTTCAGGACCTGAGCTCCTGCTTTCTGAAGGACATTGCTGGtaaggagggaaaaaggaggagggTCTAGGACCTGCTTTTCTGGAGGTGACTGTCATCATCTGAGTCCCTTACTTCGATCAGTCTTATTCCTTTTCAAATCTGATCTGGTATGATATTGCAAAGACTCTGTATATAGCTTTTACGTCCAAAGTCCCTGATATCTTTTGCTTGAGGTTTGAGGTTGTACAGGTTGTCTGGATTTTGGAAGagctgcttttattatttctgccctctccctcagTATTTATCACTGACAAGATCTCCAGCTTCTGCCTTCAAGTGGCCTTACAAATCTTACACCGCAAACTGCCCCAGTTTTGTGCTCAGCTCTGCAGTGCTGTGATTGGCTATCTGAGTAGCCGCAATTCTTCAGCAGATGGCAGGTATGGCCTAGGCCTCAGAGTCCACCAAAGTTGATGAGGCTGTGTGAAGTGAATGAAGTGATACGGGTATTTTAGATGCAGTAAAGGCTGCTTGATCACCTTCTCCTTGTCCCTAGCCCCCTACTGCTGTTTCTGCGGGATCAGACGAGCTCCAGACTCCTGGAGCAAGTGCTGCTGGTGCTGGAGCCCCCGAGGCTCCAGAGCCTCTTTGAGGATCACTTCCAAGGGCAGCTGCAGACCCTGGCCGCACACCCCATTGCCAACTTCCCTTTGCAGCGTTTACTGGATGTTGTTACTACCCCTGAGCTGGTGAGTTGAGAGTGGGGCTGGATCTGTTTCTGTGCTCTGTTATTTCTGCTAGTTTTTGTTCATTGTGCCTTATTTTATTGTGTGCCTGCCTCTGCATCTCTTGAGTGTGTACTGGCCATTCCCCTTGAAGTTATTCCTGGGGGTTACTCAGAGCTTATGACGAAAGTGCCTTCTCAGAAAGGATTTGTTTTGGCTTCTCTGGTTCCAATACCAGCAGGCGACTGGCTTAATCCAAATATGCAGCTTGAGGTTCCATGACCCGTGTTTGTGGTCAACTATCTATAGCAATACAGAGTTGGGAGTTGGGGTAGaagggtagattttttttttttttttaagattttatttttaagtaatctctacaccaaatgtggggcttgaactcacaacccaagatcaagagctgtgtGCTCTGCTGATGGAGATAGCTAGGCGCCCCTAGAAGGGCTGATTTAATTCCAGTATCCCCTTATCTTGAGAGTgtggccatttaaatttttttttttttcaacgttttatttatttttgggacagagagagacagagcatgaacgggggaggggcagagagagagggagacacagagtcggaaacaggctccaggctctgagccatcagcccagagcccgacgcggggctcgaactcacggaccgcgagatcgtgacctggctgaagtcggacgcttaaccgactgcaccacccaggcgccccttttttttttaatttttttttttcaacgttttatttatttttgggacagagagagtgagagtgtggcCATTTAAAGTATTGCTGCTTCCCTCATGTGAGGCAGCACCTCTAAGACTGCCCCCTTGTCCTAGACTTTATCTGGCCAAACCCAAATTCTGATATTGGCGGTGCTTATCTAGCACTTTTAGTTGTTTTCAGCAGGAAGATTTCTCTGAATAACTCAGTCCACTGGTACAGAATGCCAAAGATtcctcattctgtgtctcccctcagCTATCCCCCGTGTTTGAGGAGCTGAGTCCTGCCCTGGAAGCTGTGctggctcaaggtcacccagggGTGGTCATTGCCCTGGTGGGGGCCTGCCGCAGAGTTGGGGCCCACCAAGCCCAGGTCCTGCAGCTGTTGTTGGAGGTG
This window harbors:
- the NOP9 gene encoding nucleolar protein 9 isoform X1, which produces MALGPRSLHKAGRRFPAGDKRGRGAKGSGRPPPGRQRPPDRSSEPAPDAHPHLSPEALGYFRQALSALKEAPETGEERELMVHNVLKEVEAEALALATNRTGSEIMQELLGFSPLKPLCRVWATLRSNFRFVACHRCGVHVLQSALLQLPRLLGSPAEKEEEDVEEEEDGKGGPLETLEELVLGLASEVCDDFLFYCGDTHGSFVVRTLLQVLGGTLLESERARHRGSQSPEAQRAPAREGKPSDFEVPETFLNRLQDLSSCFLKDIAVFITDKISSFCLQVALQILHRKLPQFCAQLCSAVIGYLSSRNSSADGSPLLLFLRDQTSSRLLEQVLLVLEPPRLQSLFEDHFQGQLQTLAAHPIANFPLQRLLDVVTTPELLSPVFEELSPALEAVLAQGHPGVVIALVGACRRVGAHQAQVLQLLLEAFHCAEPPSRQVACVPLFATLTAYEVYYRLAEEEGAVPAEHQVEMATARALGEVTVLGSLLLQHLLHFSSPGIVLRSLGALTGPQLLTLAQNPAGSHVLDAVLTSPSVTRKQRRRLLRTLKGQYVALACSRHGSRVLDAIWSGAALGARKEIAAELGERNQELIRDPFGHHVARNVALTTFLKRREAWEQQQGAVAKRRRALNSILED
- the NOP9 gene encoding nucleolar protein 9 isoform X2, with product MVHNVLKEVEAEALALATNRTGSEIMQELLGFSPLKPLCRVWATLRSNFRFVACHRCGVHVLQSALLQLPRLLGSPAEKEEEDVEEEEDGKGGPLETLEELVLGLASEVCDDFLFYCGDTHGSFVVRTLLQVLGGTLLESERARHRGSQSPEAQRAPAREGKPSDFEVPETFLNRLQDLSSCFLKDIAVFITDKISSFCLQVALQILHRKLPQFCAQLCSAVIGYLSSRNSSADGSPLLLFLRDQTSSRLLEQVLLVLEPPRLQSLFEDHFQGQLQTLAAHPIANFPLQRLLDVVTTPELLSPVFEELSPALEAVLAQGHPGVVIALVGACRRVGAHQAQVLQLLLEAFHCAEPPSRQVACVPLFATLTAYEVYYRLAEEEGAVPAEHQVEMATARALGEVTVLGSLLLQHLLHFSSPGIVLRSLGALTGPQLLTLAQNPAGSHVLDAVLTSPSVTRKQRRRLLRTLKGQYVALACSRHGSRVLDAIWSGAALGARKEIAAELGERNQELIRDPFGHHVARNVALTTFLKRREAWEQQQGAVAKRRRALNSILED